The DNA region TTAGAATTTAAATTGTTGATGGGGGCAAATTGATATTTAGTTTTCCTTCTGCTTACAGAAGTAttactttttttgttcAGCTTTTGATCCTTATTCCTCTCATGCTCTATAAGTCTAGCTTGCGTGGAGATTCTCCTCCTTTCTGGTGTTTTTGGCATAAGTTTACCCTCTACAGCTGCAAAAGAACGAGCCTGTGCTTATTATAGATACTCTTAGAGTTCTATTCCTTTGAATGGAGAGCAGACAATTGCTCATCCAAAAGCTCAAACCACTAAATGCATCGCGTAATTTTCTCAGATCAACGCGATATAGTGATATTCATCACTTGACCCAAATAGGATAACAGATAAGATTAGTAACTGGCTTGGACTAAGTCTCTTCTAGAAAGTATCAAGTGAATATTAAAAGATAACAACtatcatatataaatgtaTATAATTCTTGAAGTGTGTGCCAAATGGTATTTTCATGCGAAAACATCTTCTTGTTCCGCCTCTAGTTGCTCATCACCTGCGAGTTCGTTGAACTGAATGAAATGATTGGCGCGATGTAACTCACTGTAAAACTCGTGCGGTATGCCAACTCTCATTTCATATTGATACTCAGGGTTGAAACTTGTTCCTATGAAAAGATAATTCCATACGCTGTCGGATGGAACTATAACATTACCGAGGATACGGTCAGATAATAATAGTTGTGCATGTGTACTAAAAGATGGTTCAAAACCTTCAGGCATAGTATCAATAACTTTACTATTTTCGAGGCCCCATTGGTAACCTTCCTCCGATAAGGTATATGCAGCTAGCGAAACTAAACCTGGTCGAGAACAGATACTCAAATCGattaattcatcatcaccGTTCTGGGAAAAGAGTTTAACATGAGTAGAGACTTCAGCAGCAGACATAAATTTTAGATCATCAAATTGAGTATGTATCCACCCCAGGAGCTCCAAATCTTCTAGCCCTGgtatattttcaatgtaaGGAATTTTGCTTAATTCTGTAGTTCTACTATTACCTAGTTGCGGAACTAAAGCTATGGTTTTAATTTCCTTAATATTAGGATGGTCTGTTGGGGAGTTACCAAAAATGTACGCTGCCACTTGGATTCTGACGTCTGAAATTTCGAcaaactttttcaataaattctttgGTAGcacatatatattcttaTCTTCCACAAAATCATCGGATGCTACGTAGATATTCTTTAGACGTAAATGCAGCAAGCTATTTGCAATAGCATCTTTTCTCCACTCGTTTCTACTACTAAATGACTGTGATTCATAATTTGTAGAAGTAACCACAACGATCTCCTCACCCTGTGCATTGACGCTCTTGGTTTTCATGACAGTAGAAGCCCCAGCTCCTTCGTCAGCATTTGCACTTTCATTCCTAGCGGCCTCCAGTTCTGCCATTTTTTGTCTTTTAACAGAAGGAGCCTTTATATTTTGACCCAATATCAAATCCTTTATTTCTGTCTGTGTTAATGCAGAAATATTAACATTATATTTCTTACCATATTCACTTAAAATAAGATCACGCATCTGTGTCTCAATAGAAATCCACTGTTCTTCTGTAAAAGAAGGCCATAAATGATTAGACTTTATTGTGATGGTTGGATCACCcaataaaatcatttttgccttttcttcatccGTTTTTAGACCTCTCAACAAAAGGatcaatcttgaaaatgcAGTATAAGATGAGATTTTCTCTAACCAGTCGTcataaatattgaaaagaaccATCTGTGGCTCCGTAGCCTTTAAAACAACATCTGACAGTTTGTCGATAGACATCGCCGCGGAAAATGGTAGCCTTAGTTCGGTTGGtcttattgaaatatttgggaAATCAAGCATGTGAACTTCTAGAGGATCTAACATGGCCTTGCGGGTAACAATAAGTTGTCTCGGTTGTTCTTCTTTAGGAAGGGACCTTACGAGGGCACTAACTTCTTCAGCAGTCTTCCATTTGGCCAATTGACTCAATCTTTTTTGACCGGCCCAGACAGATGTatgaataattttcaagaacaaATGACCTGTTTTTGGATTCAAAGTGAAAATACAGCCATTAATTGCTTTGGTAGCAACATTGCCCTCAAATGTTTTATGAACAGTCACACGATAAACATTGGTATCATCTACGAAGAGTTTGacttcattattgaataacTCAGCATAATTAGATGAATTCAGGAACGGTTCTTGAACATTAgattgatatatttgaagaCCCTTTCTGATACGTTCCCGAAGAACATACAAAGCAGGATTGGCTTTCATTATTGTCCTCATACTGTTTTGAATCAAAGGCTTTAAACCATTGAACCAATTACCATAGGCATCATACATGTTGTATGCTAAATCAATACCTATCATAACACCTGTTGGAGAGGGATACATACTGGTATTATCCGTAGTATAGTCCAAAAATTTAGCACGGACATAACGTGAAATATCATGGGAGTCGTAATCCCCATACCTTAATTGAACATCAATCCACATTTTGTTTGTTACAGCTGCATTATAGTTATCATTTGTCTCGTGTAAAAGTGATGGTTCAGAAATTTCCCATTGGTGCAGACTATCTATTATAACATCGGCAGCCGAGGAATTCATTTTATAGGACTTACGAGGATGAACAGCCTCCTTGTTCACGGATTCTATTTGGAGGACATCCATTTCACCGTCAAGAATTTGGCAAACATCAAAAACAATACTTTCGTGGATTTTTTGCCAAAGATGTGCACGGAATATCTGaattaatgatatttttaatgtAGGAATCTTACCATGTAAAAATATACCAGTTAAATCCAGTTGCACAACAAAACCAACATACACATTAGCTCTGTTTATTGTTGGTGACCACCAAAGCGTGAACCGACGATTGGGAATCTGGCTTAAACCTGTTCTCTGTGCATGTGTCAACTTTTTGAACTGCATTGAGTCTTCAAACCCAGAAGCCTTTTCCCAAAAGAGACCTTCCCAAGAACTAAAGCCGGTTCCCTTGAACAATGTATGTTCTAGAATGGTTTCAATACCACCAAGAGCTTGTATCACATCAGTACGATACGCATTCAAGTTCCATAATTTACCATCATGACTTGAATTAGTCCACCAAAATGGACTATTCCTTTCAAGCGAATACTGTTTGAACTCCTTACGGACTCTGTGACCTCTATCATATGCCAATGTGTGTCTATCTTTTTGGAAGAGGGTGCTAATACGAGGAATCCCCTTATCCCATGAACCTTCTAATTCTTCGAAGGCCAAACGACGATTCTGTCTTATTGCTTCTTGACGTTTAGCAGCATATTCCGCCCATACTCGCTGAGATtctaaaaattcattttcccAAGTAGTGATGTAACGAAATACAGTTGGAATCATTTGTTCTGCCTCATGTGTCATACCAGCACGAAAGTGAGTAATACCTGTATCGGTTTGTCTAGACCAGGTTAGATCAGAAGCTGGAATCAAAATATGTGAAGCGCTTATCATCCCCAAACCACCTAATTCCTTTGGTGTATAAAAAACTGCAGGCGGAAAACGAGTAGGCATTTTGGAATTCAGTCCCAGTTTGACTCTATTCTGAATCCGCGTTTCAGCCTTTACTAGCACGTCTAATAGAGATTCTGTAGAAACAATTGCTTCTCTGAAGTATGTAAATAAGGAAATCACAGCAGTGTTCCACTTAGCAGCAATTTTTGTAAACGTTGTGGAACCGGCAGCCATCAAAATACCTCTTACTCTACTTTCGAACTTTTttacttcttcatcagataCTCTCAAGTAAGCCTTTGCTGTCACCTGTTTTGTAGAGTCATCAATCAAGTCCCATACACTTTCACCCGTGATAATAACTTCGCTAGTTCGAATTCTTGGTAGAAGTCGTGCTTCGAAACCACACatggaaaataaaagattcGGATTGTTTTTACTATAGACCGACACAAAGGAATCATCCCAAGTAATATTTGCTAAAGAAGCAGGTATACGTTCTTGGATTTCCCAGAATACGGCTCTTCCCAGATTGACATCTTGGCGCATCAATCTCATTCTTGAATCTTTTGGCCAGCAtttcttattattataaccaattgcattttcaaagttcGGATCTGGATTTTCAGCCAGATAATCACCTGAAAGTTCATCCGCGTCTTGTTCACTGAAATGAAATAAGATGTGAATTTTGTCTAAATAACGAGAGTATAGGCGAATTGGATGTCTTGTTTCGATAGCCACACTCTTAAATTGCATGAACTCATTTGGATTACTGGGTAAACCAGCTAGATCAATCGCCCTATCGGGGCCCAAAACTAGcaaatcaataatgagACCATAATACTGATAAATAAATGGAGTAAATTGTAGCCCTTTGATAAGACCGTACTTATTGACGTGTGACATATCCTTGAAATTCATGACTACATTGTTCTTTGCTGTCATATAATCTGCAATATTTGGATCTACGATCAATCTTAACAGTCTGTTTAACAGtgtaaaatcaattttttcgaTTATGCCTCCAAGCGTGGTTTCTAACATAACCGTCGACTGTCCTTTGGAGACATCCCAGACATCTGAGACGTTATTTATTCCCTGTGCCCATTTGTATACCAAAAGGGGAGGTATTTCGGCGTCATTTGGTTTGATCCAATTGGGAAAAAGCTTTCGTTGATCTGCCTCATACCATAAGTACTGATCTAAGTAGGCATCGGTAATTTTTTCGAGCGGATCAACCGTATAAACTGGCGatatatattgataatGTTCCATCATTGACAAATCGACAGGCTTAAAAACTCTTTGAGTGAGCAAGTACTTCTTAATTCTGATTAGTGTATCATGTGGGTTGTCGTACGCCTCCTCTATGAGAGccaattcttctctttcagAAGCATTTAAACGTACTTTTGAAGCATAAGCGTCCTTTAAGTTTTCTAACGCAAGGACCAAGATTTTagtatcatttttatatgttAAAGGAGGGAATGGTATAGATGAAAAGCTTCTGGTTTCTAGCCAGTCAACTAGGGTAGAAAATATTGAGGTAGCTTCGTCTGGCGTTATTTCAGgcccatttttttctatttgttGCTGTCTTTCTTGTTCATTCTTGATCCAGAGTCTTGTCAACCTTCCTAGATTTTTCTTAACGACAGTTTTTTCAACATGAACACCTCTTTTAATACGTTCACGATTATAATGGGCTGATGAAACCCAACCGTCGGCCTTAGCCTTGATGTAGCGttcaattatatttttgatcGGCTCTGGCATTCCTGGAACCTCCCATGGAATGTTAGCTTTCCAACACCTCCAAGCCTCGCTTAAATGTTGTAAGATCGTTCTGGCCTTATTTTGTCTGAGATTTTCTGGCATCATATCTAAAATATCATTCATTACTGAGCCTCTCAGCTCCAAATCATAATACGCATCAGATCTTTGTTTTGTAGTGGTTTTCACGACTTCGTTAGAACGACCTTCAAACTGTCTAGTTAATAGATTTCCGAGCCATCTTTCAAGTAGAGGGATGATACCTCTCATGAAAAATATCCAAACTCTCCAGGCAGGCTGCCAGAAGCCACAACCTGGGCCTTTACCtataattttgttaaatCTATAGTACACAACATGTTTTAAATCTTTGCATGCTCTAATTTGATGCATAACTTTGTATTTGTAACGGTAAATACCCGTTAACTGACCAAgatgattcaaaatataatatattccATCAGCAAGTTGAAACGCATCAATATTACCTAACCTAAACTGTACATGAGCATCAACCAAGAGTTTAACCGATTTTAGTATTTCTctcattaaatgaaaagcATTCCCgaatcttgattttttcctctCTTTTGTTGTAAGCGTTTTTGTCGGTTTCAGATTAAAATTATAGTCGAGATGTAAATAAGTTAAGCCTTTGCGGTTAATTAATAGATTAAGCATATTGTGTCCTTGGCGGCATAGTTGTAGCCCCGCCTCTACCCAATCAATAGTCGtttgttgaaaatattttgtatttCGAAGACTCTTTAAAAgctttatttttcttttatttcttgaGGAAGTTTTCTTGAGCTCGTTAGCtacataatttttcaacagcTTTTGATAAGAAACTCTAACTTTTACAGGATAGTCTTCGTCAGGATGTTGTAAGTACCATTTTTTCACTAATGGCACATCTTGGGCTCTAACTGTTCTACCGTTTCTCCTATTGAATGGGAATGTTGCATTGTAAAGCTCTAATGCACCTTTAGTCTCGGAGGTGTAGAGTTCAGTTGTGGACATTAGGGGCAAAAAAGTTGGTGTTAGAATGAAAGGATCTTCCTCAGTTTGTCCTGCTATTTCAGTAGATGCAGGTTTTCGCTCTTTTGGAATATCAGTAAATATTATAGGATTCATTGATTCATGAAAGTAGAATGTTTCGCGCTCTTCGTCAGTGTTTTTGATAAAGCAGGAGATGGGGTCATTGTACCATGACAGTTCAACATTACGAGGACGTGAATTATATAGATGTGGAAAAGCGACTCTGTATTCGCTCCTTATTGGAACTCTAAAGATAATTCCATCGATTGAGTTGAACTCGTTataatcttcatcttcttggTCTGGGTATAAAGGCTCAAACTTTGGGCCGCCTGGAATAGTATTGTTCAATGCTTTTGAAGTaaaaaatgatttcttATCAAACAGGTAGTAGTAATTATTGTCCATTATTTCGTTCCTTATAGGGCTGGATAAACGATAAAGATTTTCCATTATTGGAAGATCTAGATGCCAACGCTTGTAAGAAGTACCGTTTATTCTATTTTTATCGTCAATGAGGGGATGTGGATCATAAAGCCAGTTTCTGACAGCATCGTCATCGTAGGAATCTAATTCTAACGTTACTGATTCGGGACATTCGAGGCTTTGGATATACTCTGGGTACGATAAAGGAggttcatcatcatcaaatggTGGGAATCTCATTCTTTTAAAGTGTACTCTGTCACGTTTTTCTCTTCTCATAGCTAGCCACATGGTAGACCACtgtgatatatatataggtTCTATTACTCTTGGTGATTCATTAACAAAAGTAATGGCGCCGGATACATGATACAACACTTTTACCTCTTTGACCTGTTCCCATGGTT from Kazachstania africana CBS 2517 chromosome 5, complete genome includes:
- the PRP8 gene encoding U4/U6-U5 snRNP complex subunit PRP8 (similar to Saccharomyces cerevisiae PRP8 (YHR165C); ancestral locus Anc_5.73), whose product is MDDIIPPPSPPPGYENDEDNVIPPPSLSDFESEDVPSPPPGFDDELLPPPPPPGFEDDEVISPSAVFEDELPPPPMPPGFEIDGDSSDTVNKGVINRDHFTNDKRKRHKEHIDEKVDNKRMKLNNKRKKSQKEGKINLNKVEMPPEHLRKIIEGHSDMTSSRFNRDKRAYLGALKYMPHAVLKLLENMPQPWEQVKEVKVLYHVSGAITFVNESPRVIEPIYISQWSTMWLAMRREKRDRVHFKRMRFPPFDDDEPPLSYPEYIQSLECPESVTLELDSYDDDAVRNWLYDPHPLIDDKNRINGTSYKRWHLDLPIMENLYRLSSPIRNEIMDNNYYYLFDKKSFFTSKALNNTIPGGPKFEPLYPDQEDEDYNEFNSIDGIIFRVPIRSEYRVAFPHLYNSRPRNVELSWYNDPISCFIKNTDEERETFYFHESMNPIIFTDIPKERKPASTEIAGQTEEDPFILTPTFLPLMSTTELYTSETKGALELYNATFPFNRRNGRTVRAQDVPLVKKWYLQHPDEDYPVKVRVSYQKLLKNYVANELKKTSSRNKRKIKLLKSLRNTKYFQQTTIDWVEAGLQLCRQGHNMLNLLINRKGLTYLHLDYNFNLKPTKTLTTKERKKSRFGNAFHLMREILKSVKLLVDAHVQFRLGNIDAFQLADGIYYILNHLGQLTGIYRYKYKVMHQIRACKDLKHVVYYRFNKIIGKGPGCGFWQPAWRVWIFFMRGIIPLLERWLGNLLTRQFEGRSNEVVKTTTKQRSDAYYDLELRGSVMNDILDMMPENLRQNKARTILQHLSEAWRCWKANIPWEVPGMPEPIKNIIERYIKAKADGWVSSAHYNRERIKRGVHVEKTVVKKNLGRLTRLWIKNEQERQQQIEKNGPEITPDEATSIFSTLVDWLETRSFSSIPFPPLTYKNDTKILVLALENLKDAYASKVRLNASEREELALIEEAYDNPHDTLIRIKKYLLTQRVFKPVDLSMMEHYQYISPVYTVDPLEKITDAYLDQYLWYEADQRKLFPNWIKPNDAEIPPLLVYKWAQGINNVSDVWDVSKGQSTVMLETTLGGIIEKIDFTLLNRLLRLIVDPNIADYMTAKNNVVMNFKDMSHVNKYGLIKGLQFTPFIYQYYGLIIDLLVLGPDRAIDLAGLPSNPNEFMQFKSVAIETRHPIRLYSRYLDKIHILFHFSEQDADELSGDYLAENPDPNFENAIGYNNKKCWPKDSRMRLMRQDVNLGRAVFWEIQERIPASLANITWDDSFVSVYSKNNPNLLFSMCGFEARLLPRIRTSEVIITGESVWDLIDDSTKQVTAKAYLRVSDEEVKKFESRVRGILMAAGSTTFTKIAAKWNTAVISLFTYFREAIVSTESLLDVLVKAETRIQNRVKLGLNSKMPTRFPPAVFYTPKELGGLGMISASHILIPASDLTWSRQTDTGITHFRAGMTHEAEQMIPTVFRYITTWENEFLESQRVWAEYAAKRQEAIRQNRRLAFEELEGSWDKGIPRISTLFQKDRHTLAYDRGHRVRKEFKQYSLERNSPFWWTNSSHDGKLWNLNAYRTDVIQALGGIETILEHTLFKGTGFSSWEGLFWEKASGFEDSMQFKKLTHAQRTGLSQIPNRRFTLWWSPTINRANVYVGFVVQLDLTGIFLHGKIPTLKISLIQIFRAHLWQKIHESIVFDVCQILDGEMDVLQIESVNKEAVHPRKSYKMNSSAADVIIDSLHQWEISEPSLLHETNDNYNAAVTNKMWIDVQLRYGDYDSHDISRYVRAKFLDYTTDNTSMYPSPTGVMIGIDLAYNMYDAYGNWFNGLKPLIQNSMRTIMKANPALYVLRERIRKGLQIYQSNVQEPFLNSSNYAELFNNEVKLFVDDTNVYRVTVHKTFEGNVATKAINGCIFTLNPKTGHLFLKIIHTSVWAGQKRLSQLAKWKTAEEVSALVRSLPKEEQPRQLIVTRKAMLDPLEVHMLDFPNISIRPTELRLPFSAAMSIDKLSDVVLKATEPQMVLFNIYDDWLEKISSYTAFSRLILLLRGLKTDEEKAKMILLGDPTITIKSNHLWPSFTEEQWISIETQMRDLILSEYGKKYNVNISALTQTEIKDLILGQNIKAPSVKRQKMAELEAARNESANADEGAGASTVMKTKSVNAQGEEIVVVTSTNYESQSFSSRNEWRKDAIANSLLHLRLKNIYVASDDFVEDKNIYVLPKNLLKKFVEISDVRIQVAAYIFGNSPTDHPNIKEIKTIALVPQLGNSRTTELSKIPYIENIPGLEDLELLGWIHTQFDDLKFMSAAEVSTHVKLFSQNGDDELIDLSICSRPGLVSLAAYTLSEEGYQWGLENSKVIDTMPEGFEPSFSTHAQLLLSDRILGNVIVPSDSVWNYLFIGTSFNPEYQYEMRVGIPHEFYSELHRANHFIQFNELAGDEQLEAEQEDVFA